The genomic DNA TCGGCACTCATGAGTACCGAAATGCCTCCCACACCTGCGCAGGCCAAACCTCCCACACCTGCGCAGGCCAAAGCGGAGTCCACGTCGCTGGGAGACCTTCTCGGCCAGGTAACGCAGGACATGACCACGCTGATGCGCCAGGAAGTTGAACTGGCGAAGGTGGAGATGAAGCAGTCGGCAACCCGCGCCGGAAAAGGTGCCGGTATGTTTGGCGGTGCCGCCGTCGCCGGTTACTTCGTCCTCCTCTTCCTGTCCGTTGCCCTGTGGTACGGCCTCGGCACCACCGCGATCGGCTTCGGCTGGTCCGCCGTGATCGTAGCCGTCATCTGGGCCATCATCGCCGCAGTCCTGGCGGCGCGCGGACGTACGGAGATGAAGAAGATCAAGGGCCTGCCGCAGACCTCGGAAACCCTGCAGGAATTCCCCCGGACCATGAAACCAAGCGAGGAAACACGATGAGTGAAAACCCTGATGAGATTCGCGCCGACATCGAGCGGACCCGCCAACGGCTGGGCACGAACGTGGATGCCGTGGCGGACAAAGTAACCCCCTCCCACATTGTCCAGCGACAGACAAACAAGGTGAAGGACAAGGTATTCGGAGTGAAGGACAAGGTGATGGGTGTGGCAGATTCCATGGGCAACAGTGCCTCAAATGCCGGCGGCAGTGTGTCGGAAGGTATGTCCGCTGCCGGTTCAGCTGTGCAGGATGCCCCGGGACAGCTGGTGGGCAAGGCACAGGGCAATCCCATGGCAGCGGGCCTGATCGCGTTCGGCGCCGGACTGCTCGCCGCCTCCCTGATCCCCGCCAGTGAGAAGGAACGCGTCGCGGCTGACAACCTTAAGACCGCTGCCAAGCCGATGACCGATGAGCTGGCAGGGGCTGCTAAGGAAATGGCCCAGGGGCTCAAGGAGCCGGCTCAGGAAGCGATGGAGAACGTCAAGGCTACTGCTGCCGACGCCGCGAAGAATGTGAAGTCCGAGGGGCAGAGCGCTGTGACCGAGGTGAAGGATTCCGCCACCGAGGCACAGCAAAACGTTCGGAACGCCTAAACAACCGCACAACGACGGCGGCCCCGCACCGGAAAAGGTGCGGGGCCGCCGTCGTTGTGCGTTTTTCAGCGCGGTACAGCTGCTTCGTCGTTGCGGTAAAGCACACCCATCTGGGCGCGGGCGGCATCAAAGATGCGCATGGTGCGCAGCGAATCGGCCCAGGTCATGGTGGGGCTTTCGAGCAGGCCCGCCTGAATGCAGCGGGTCACCTCACGCAGTTCGTAGGTGTAGCCGTTGCCAACCTGCGGGAACCGTTCCGTCCGCGTCTCACCCATATGCGGGGTAATCGTCAGTTCCACCGGGTTGTGCAGCGGGGACCCGGTGTGCAGCCAGCCCTTGGTGCCGGAGATGACCGCCGTCCGCGGGCACGAGGACACCAGCGAGGATGTCAGCTGAGCCATGCCGCCGGAGGCATAACCCAGGGTCAGGGCGTTCTGCACATCCACGCCATCCGCATTGACCGCGCCGATGGCGTGGACCGTCTCCGGGTATCCCAGGGCTCCGAGCGCAAAGGTCAGCGGGTAGACGGTGAGATCCAGCAGGGCTCCGCCGCCTGCAGCGGGATCCCAGAGCCGGTGCGACGGGTCATAGGCGGCAGGGAAGCCCAGATCGGCCTGGACCCATTGGATGTCACCCAGTTCACCGGACGCCACCAGCTCCCAGATGCGGTTGATGCAGGGCAGGAACCGTGTCCACACCGCCTCCATCAGGAACACGTTGCGGGAGCGTGCCAGCTCGATCAGGTCCTCGGCTTCCCTGGCATTGATGGTCAGGGATTTTTCGCACAGGACGTGCTTGCCGGCTTCCAGCGCCCGCCGGGTGATCTCATAGTGCTGGGCGTGCGGGGATGCGACATAAACAATGTCCACGTCCGGATCAGCAAACAGCTGGTCGTAGCCCTTGCCCTCCGAGGAGTCGGAGTAGCTGGTGGCGAAGCCAAACCGCCGGGCAAAATCCTCGGCGCTGGCCTGGCCGCGTGAACTCACTGCCTGCAGGACGGCATCTTCAAGCCGGGCGATGTCCTCGGTGACCCGTTCGGCAATATTGCCGGTGGCGACTACGCCCCAGCGAAGGGTTCGGCCGGTGGCCTGGACCGGGCTGGGGGCCCCGGGCTGCACACAGGGAGGGGTGGGAATGTGTTGAACAGCGGTCATTGTCCTCGTCTTCCGCGTCGTTGCAGGGAGTGTCCCTACTCTATGGTGGGCAGCGGCCCGAGCCTAGGGGGCGGCGCCAGTCCCAAAGGAACGGCCCGGGTCCCCGTCAGGGTCCCGGGCCGTTCCGCCCCGGAGGGCGGTAGTGCTACTTCAGGTAATGCTTATTTACTTGACCAGCTCGGAAAGCGTCGGATCGTTGGCGTAGGCTTCGCCGGCGTTGGCCTTGGTAACGATGACCGGCTCCAGCAGGTAAGCCGGAACAACCTTGGTGCCGTTGTCGTAGCTCTCGTCGTCGTTGATCTCAACATCCTCACCGGCGGCCAGGTTCTTGACCATCTCGATGCTGTGGTTCACCAGGTTTCGGGTGTCCTTGTTGATGGTGGAGTACTGCTTGCCTTCCATGATCAGCTTCACGGACTCAACCTCGGAGTCCTGGCCGGTGATGACGGGCAGCGGCTTGCCGGCCGCTTCAACGGAGGTCAGGACCGCGCGGGCCAGGGTGTCGTTGGGGGAGAGGACGCCGTCCAGTTCCACCGAGGCGTAGTTGGCGGAGAGCAGCGTGTCCGCACGCTTCTGGGCGTTCTCGGCCTTCCAGCCCTGGGTGACAGCCTGGTTGAATTCCGTCTGGCCGGAAACAACCTTGAGGTTTCCTGCTTCGATCTCCGGCTTCAGCACGTCCATGGCGCCGTCGAAGAAGACCTGGGCATTGGCGTCATCGGGGGATCCGGCGAACAGCTCAATGTTGTAGGGGCCCTCGGGCTTCTTTTCCTTCAATCCGTCCAGCAGCGCCTGGCCCTGCAGCTGTCCGACCTTGAAGTTGTCGTAGGCCACGTAGTAGTCCACGTTCTCGGTGTTGGTCAGCAGGCGGTCATAGGCGATGACGGTAATGCCGGCATCCTTGGCTTCCTGCAGCTGGGAGCCGAGCTGGCTGCCGTCGATGGCGCCGACAATCAGGACCTCGACGCCGTTGGTGATCATGGAGCTGATCTGGTTCTGCTGTTCGGAGACGCCGCCGTTGGCGAACTGGACCTGGCCTTCGAAGCCGGCTTCCTTGAGGCCGTCGTTGAACAGGGATTCGGCGAGGACCCAGTTTTCGGAGGTCTTCTGCGGCAGGGCAACGCCGATGGCGGCACCCTCACCGAAACCGGATTCGGATTCGGATGCTGCTTCTTCGGAGCGGCCGCAGGCGGACAGCGACAATGCTGCCACCGTTGCGACAACGGCGAAGGACTTTGCGAATTTACGCATGGTGTTCTCTTTCTTGATAGCGGTGCTGTGAGTAATGCCAGTCAGTGGAAAGGATTAGGCGTCGGTGGAGATGACGGTTTTGGTGCCCGTGGGCATTTCGGGGGTGGCATCCACGGCTGCGGGAGCCGGCGCCGGCTTGTTCCCACCGAAGTTGCGCATCAGGAGCCCGGTAACGGAGGGCCGCCCCTGGGTCTTGTTGTAGACATCCAGGGCAACGGCGAGCAGCAGGACCAGGCCCTTGATCATGGAGGTGGTATCCGCGCCGACGCCCAGCAGCTGCAGGCCGTTGTTCAGCACGGCCATCACCAGTCCGCCGACGATGGAGCCGACAACGGTGCCGACGCCGCCGGAGACTGCGGCGCCGCCGATGAAGACAGCGGCAATGGCGTCCAGCTCCCAGTTGGTTCCGTCAAACGGACCGGAGGCGGTGGAACGGGCCACGAAGATCATGCCGGCCAGGGCGGCGAGGATGGACATGTTCATCATGACCATGAAGTTCACCTTCTTGCCCTGCACACCGGAGAGTTCCGCTGCGTGCCGGTTGCCGCCCACGGCGTAGACGTGGCGGCCCAGGATGGTCTTGTTGGAGACGAAACCGTAGAACAGCACCAGTGCACCGAGGATGATGCCCGAGATGGGGAACGAGGTGCCGGGACGGCCGGTGGCGAAGAGGTACGTTGCGTAGAGGATAACGGCACAGAGAAGGCCGATCTTCACCATGGGGACCCAGGCCGGCGGGTTGACGGTGCCCAGCTTGGCATTGCGGCCGCGCTTGCGCATTTCACCGTAGATGACGGCGGCACACAGGATCAGGCCGAGGAGCAGCGTGAGGTTGTTGTAGCCCGGGATGGGCCCGCCCTCGGGCAGGTAGCCGGCACCGATGAACTGGAATTCGGAGGGGACCGGCACGGTGTTGGACTTGCCGACCCACTGGTTGGCTCCGCGGAAGATCAGCATGCCCGCCAGCGTCACGATGAACGCCGGTATGCCGACGTAGGCCACCCAGAAGCCCTGCCAGGCGCCGATTGCGGCACCGACCAGCAGGCCCAGGATGATGCCGGCGTACCAGGGCAGCCCCCAGTCACGCATGGCCATGGCCACGACGATGCCGGAGAACGCGGCCACCGAACCGACGGAGAGATCGATGTGCCCGGCGATGATCACAAAGACCATGCCCACGGCCAGGATGAGGATGTAGGAGTTTCCGTTGAACAGGTTGATCATGTTCGTGGACGTGAGGGTCTTGCCCCCGGTCAGTACCTGGAAAAGGACGACCAGGATGCCCAGGGCGAAGATCATCCCGAACTGGCGGCCGTTGCCGCTCAGGAGCTGCTTGAAGGCGTTCATGAAAGGGTTCCTTGAGTGGCGTAGGTTTTCTTGGTGGGGGAGGTCATGAGCCTCATGAGGTTCTCCTGGCTGGCTTCCGCCTTGGAGACCTCGCCGGTGATGGCCCCTTCAAAAATGGTGTAGATGCGGTCCGAGAGGCCCAGCAGTTCGGGCAGCTCCGAGGAGATCACGATGACTCCCTTGCCCTGGTTGGCAAGCTGCTGGATGATCCCGTAGATCTCATACTTGGCACCCACGTCAATGCCGCGGGTGGGCTCGTCGAGGATCAGCAGATCCGGGTCGGTGAACATCCACTTGGCCAGCACAACCTTCTGCTGGTTGCCGCCGGAAAGCTTGGCGACGCCTTCATCCACCGTCGGGGCCTTGGTGCGCAGGTTCCTGCGGTATTCCTCGGCGTGGCGGAACTCGGCGTCGTCATCCACCACCAGGCCGTGGGTGATCCTTTTCAGGTCCGCCGAGACAGTGGTGGCCTTGATGTCATCGAGCAGGTTCAGGCCGAGTGTCTTACGGTCCTCGGTGACGTAGGCCAGGCCGTGGCTGATGGCGGAGTGCACGCTCTTGAGCGTGATTTCCTTGCCGTCCTTGATGATCTGGCCGGAGATGAAGTTTCCGTAGGAGCGGCCGAAAATGGAGCGTGCCAGTTCGGTGCGGCCGGCACCCATCAGCCCTGCGAAGCCCACAATTTCGCCGCGGCGGACGTGGAAGTCCGAGCCCTTGCAGACCAGACGGTCCGCCACGGACGGGTGCCCCACGGTCCAGCCGCGGACCTCGAAGAAGGTTTCCCCGATATTGGGGGTGTGGTCCGGGAACCGGGATTCCAGGGAACGCCCCACCATGCCTCGGATGATCCGGTCCTCGTTCGCCCCTTCAACGGCGACGTCGATGGTTTCCACCGATTTGCCGTCGCGGATGATGGTGATGGAGTCGGAGATCTGCTCGATTTCGTTGAGCTTGTGCGAAATCATGATGCAGGAGATGCCCTTGTCCCGCAGGCCGGACATCAGGCCCAGCAGGTGCTGGGAATCGGTTTCATTCAGTGCGGCAGTCGGCTCGTCCAGGATGAGCAGCTGAACCTTTTTGCTCAGCGCCTTGGCGATTTCCACCAGCTGCTGCTTGCCTACGCCGAGTTCCTTGACGGGAGTGGCGGGGTCTTCGCTAAGGCCCACGCGTTCCATCAGGTCCAGGGTTTCGAAGTTGATCCGGTCCCAGTTGATGACTCCGAAACGGGTGGGTTCGTTGCCCAGGAAGATGTTCTCGGCAATGGAGAGCTCCGGGATGAGGGCAAGTTCCTGGTGGATGATGACGATGCCGGCAGCCTCGCTGGAGCGGATGTCGCGGAACTGGACGGGACGGCCCTGGAAGGAGATCTCGCCGGTGTACGTGCCGTAGGGGTAAACCCCGGAGAGGACCTTCATCAGGGTGGATTTGCCGGCGCCGTTTTCGCCGCAGATAGCGTGGATTTCGCCGGCGCGGACCTTCAGTGAGACGTCGGACAAGGCTTTAACGCCGGGAAACTCCTTGGTGATGGAGTCCATTTCCAGAATGAATGGATTAGCCGACATGCAGGGTGTCCCTGCTGCCGGGGCAGGGCGCGCAGTATGCGTGTTCTGCCGGAGCTGCTGCTGCTGCTCGCATGAGTGCCTCCGTGTGACCTCTTTGTCGTGAGATGACCCACATGTGGGTCGATAAGGCAGTTAACATGGTCATAGGCACTGTCGTCAAGTCTTGAACGCAATACCGCGTATTTCCGGGGGTCAGCGGACCGGGGCGCCCTGTTCCTGCAGCACCAGGGCGGCTGCACCGAGGGCTTCCGCACGCTCCCCGAGCGAGGACATCATGACGGTGGAGGTCTCATCCACCATGGGCACGGCGTGGCGCAGCAGGCCGCGCCGGATCGGCTCCAGGAAGGTGTCACCGAGGTCCGCAAGGGACCCGCCCACAACGATTAGTTCGGGATTGAGCGTATTGGCGAGGTTGGCCGCGGCCCGCCCGACTGCCATGCCGGCGTCGTCGATGACCCGCAGGGTTGCCGGGTCCCTGGCGGCGGCGCGGGCGAGGATGTCTGCGGTCCCCACGGGTTCCTGGCTGCTGCGGCTGAGCAGCTCGGTCATGATGGCGGTGGAGGCGATGGTTTCCAGGCAGCCGCGGTTGCCGCAGCGGCAGATAAGGCCCTGGTCGGAGATGGTGGCATGGCCGATTTCCCCGGTAATGCCCACGTTGCCGTAGTAGAGCGAACCGTTGATGATCAGCCCGGCGCCGATGCCGGTGGCCACCTTGATGAAGATCAGGTTCTCGGTGCCGCCGTGCGGACCCCAGGTCACCTCGGCCAGGGCGCCGAGGTTGGCGTCATTGTCGATGAAGACGGGGACGCGCAGCCGTTCGGCCAGGTCCTGCCGCATGTTGATGCCCACCCATTCGGGCAGGATGGCGCCCTGCACCACG from Arthrobacter zhangbolii includes the following:
- a CDS encoding phage holin family protein, producing the protein MSTEMPPTPAQAKPPTPAQAKAESTSLGDLLGQVTQDMTTLMRQEVELAKVEMKQSATRAGKGAGMFGGAAVAGYFVLLFLSVALWYGLGTTAIGFGWSAVIVAVIWAIIAAVLAARGRTEMKKIKGLPQTSETLQEFPRTMKPSEETR
- the mmsB gene encoding multiple monosaccharide ABC transporter permease yields the protein MNAFKQLLSGNGRQFGMIFALGILVVLFQVLTGGKTLTSTNMINLFNGNSYILILAVGMVFVIIAGHIDLSVGSVAAFSGIVVAMAMRDWGLPWYAGIILGLLVGAAIGAWQGFWVAYVGIPAFIVTLAGMLIFRGANQWVGKSNTVPVPSEFQFIGAGYLPEGGPIPGYNNLTLLLGLILCAAVIYGEMRKRGRNAKLGTVNPPAWVPMVKIGLLCAVILYATYLFATGRPGTSFPISGIILGALVLFYGFVSNKTILGRHVYAVGGNRHAAELSGVQGKKVNFMVMMNMSILAALAGMIFVARSTASGPFDGTNWELDAIAAVFIGGAAVSGGVGTVVGSIVGGLVMAVLNNGLQLLGVGADTTSMIKGLVLLLAVALDVYNKTQGRPSVTGLLMRNFGGNKPAPAPAAVDATPEMPTGTKTVISTDA
- the mmsA gene encoding multiple monosaccharide ABC transporter ATP-binding protein, with the protein product MSANPFILEMDSITKEFPGVKALSDVSLKVRAGEIHAICGENGAGKSTLMKVLSGVYPYGTYTGEISFQGRPVQFRDIRSSEAAGIVIIHQELALIPELSIAENIFLGNEPTRFGVINWDRINFETLDLMERVGLSEDPATPVKELGVGKQQLVEIAKALSKKVQLLILDEPTAALNETDSQHLLGLMSGLRDKGISCIMISHKLNEIEQISDSITIIRDGKSVETIDVAVEGANEDRIIRGMVGRSLESRFPDHTPNIGETFFEVRGWTVGHPSVADRLVCKGSDFHVRRGEIVGFAGLMGAGRTELARSIFGRSYGNFISGQIIKDGKEITLKSVHSAISHGLAYVTEDRKTLGLNLLDDIKATTVSADLKRITHGLVVDDDAEFRHAEEYRRNLRTKAPTVDEGVAKLSGGNQQKVVLAKWMFTDPDLLILDEPTRGIDVGAKYEIYGIIQQLANQGKGVIVISSELPELLGLSDRIYTIFEGAITGEVSKAEASQENLMRLMTSPTKKTYATQGTLS
- a CDS encoding Gfo/Idh/MocA family protein, encoding MTAVQHIPTPPCVQPGAPSPVQATGRTLRWGVVATGNIAERVTEDIARLEDAVLQAVSSRGQASAEDFARRFGFATSYSDSSEGKGYDQLFADPDVDIVYVASPHAQHYEITRRALEAGKHVLCEKSLTINAREAEDLIELARSRNVFLMEAVWTRFLPCINRIWELVASGELGDIQWVQADLGFPAAYDPSHRLWDPAAGGGALLDLTVYPLTFALGALGYPETVHAIGAVNADGVDVQNALTLGYASGGMAQLTSSLVSSCPRTAVISGTKGWLHTGSPLHNPVELTITPHMGETRTERFPQVGNGYTYELREVTRCIQAGLLESPTMTWADSLRTMRIFDAARAQMGVLYRNDEAAVPR
- a CDS encoding substrate-binding domain-containing protein, which produces MRKFAKSFAVVATVAALSLSACGRSEEAASESESGFGEGAAIGVALPQKTSENWVLAESLFNDGLKEAGFEGQVQFANGGVSEQQNQISSMITNGVEVLIVGAIDGSQLGSQLQEAKDAGITVIAYDRLLTNTENVDYYVAYDNFKVGQLQGQALLDGLKEKKPEGPYNIELFAGSPDDANAQVFFDGAMDVLKPEIEAGNLKVVSGQTEFNQAVTQGWKAENAQKRADTLLSANYASVELDGVLSPNDTLARAVLTSVEAAGKPLPVITGQDSEVESVKLIMEGKQYSTINKDTRNLVNHSIEMVKNLAAGEDVEINDDESYDNGTKVVPAYLLEPVIVTKANAGEAYANDPTLSELVK
- a CDS encoding ROK family transcriptional regulator — its product is MPADLSSPSRNPLTPEPVTAKPGSQSALRARNRQRIIEALVASGPQTQAELSRQTGLSNATVSNIVKLMHQNRLVSTEPTTSSGRRALSVRLNDTGAVAAGIDIGRSHVRVVLASLSYRILQEKSLRLPLGHCASEGMDAATELLEELLERQGVDRSALLGAGVGIPGPIDRRTGTVVQGAILPEWVGINMRQDLAERLRVPVFIDNDANLGALAEVTWGPHGGTENLIFIKVATGIGAGLIINGSLYYGNVGITGEIGHATISDQGLICRCGNRGCLETIASTAIMTELLSRSSQEPVGTADILARAAARDPATLRVIDDAGMAVGRAAANLANTLNPELIVVGGSLADLGDTFLEPIRRGLLRHAVPMVDETSTVMMSSLGERAEALGAAALVLQEQGAPVR
- a CDS encoding DUF3618 domain-containing protein, translated to MSENPDEIRADIERTRQRLGTNVDAVADKVTPSHIVQRQTNKVKDKVFGVKDKVMGVADSMGNSASNAGGSVSEGMSAAGSAVQDAPGQLVGKAQGNPMAAGLIAFGAGLLAASLIPASEKERVAADNLKTAAKPMTDELAGAAKEMAQGLKEPAQEAMENVKATAADAAKNVKSEGQSAVTEVKDSATEAQQNVRNA